A single genomic interval of Streptomyces sp. 1222.5 harbors:
- a CDS encoding MarR family winged helix-turn-helix transcriptional regulator, which yields MTTPDPDGLLAEQLLRLTRRVHRIQKRHLEGRELGVTPAQSRLLRTLAHYGSPPRMADLAERLEVVPRAVTTLVDGLEANGKVRRAPDPANRRAIRIELTDEGRATLRELRGARRSAAEEILAPLTQKERQVLGVLLDTLIDGGAAHTC from the coding sequence ATGACGACCCCAGATCCCGACGGTCTCCTCGCCGAGCAGTTGCTGCGGCTGACCCGCCGGGTGCACCGCATCCAGAAACGCCATCTGGAGGGGCGCGAGCTGGGCGTCACCCCGGCCCAGTCCCGGCTGCTGCGCACCCTCGCGCACTACGGCTCGCCCCCGCGGATGGCCGACCTCGCCGAGCGCCTGGAGGTCGTCCCCCGTGCGGTGACGACCCTGGTCGACGGGCTGGAGGCGAACGGCAAGGTCCGGCGGGCGCCCGACCCGGCGAACCGGCGCGCGATCCGTATCGAACTGACGGACGAGGGGCGCGCGACCCTGCGCGAACTGCGCGGCGCGCGCCGCTCGGCGGCCGAGGAGATACTCGCCCCGCTGACGCAGAAGGAGCGCCAGGTGCTCGGCGTACTCCTCGACACGTTGATCGACGGGGGCGCCGCCCACACCTGCTGA
- a CDS encoding N-acetylmuramoyl-L-alanine amidase produces MRRPAALRVPNSLRECRRTACVIASAALLAPLLLVPVLGDDEVQDRLLQDAFADAAREYHVPRSVLMSVSYTQSRWDAHPGSPSVAGGYGPMHLVDGGKALPPAAAGAQGRDGAGTRPPVGAAGNPDAGPAESLPGHRVQPADLERAARLIKVPAERLRTDAAANVRGGAALLAATQRKLGKPLSDNPADWWEAVKHYPGTRDITSATAYANDVFDVIRKGAHRTTAEGQEVSLAGNPGVRVARTPDKKRPKEVECPADLACDWLSAPYVEIDDDGAYGNHDLADRPRDEKIEYIVIHDTESYLPNMFKTVQDPTEASWHYSISSSDGHITQHVRTRDEAWHSGSQFVNARSIGIEHEGFLTHPGTWFTEQMYRSSARLVRYLAKKYDVPLDRQHIFGHDNVPSPTADSIPDMHDDPGPFWDWRHYFDLLGAPLKATAGADSDMVMILPDYASYKPRFTGCGKDGEPCPPHGSSAVRLHSEPDEKAPLIQDPGRKPDGDPSTEDVNDLGSRVSAGQTYAVAGRSGDWTAIWFQGNKAWFKNPKKHPTAVGAAGRMVTPKEGLDEVPVFGRALPEEDAYPEDVEEPTESPLPYRFRAGQRYVTQARVDSSYVPRSSFVSTPSPVVKGQEGYYEIQFGHRLGYVRASDVDIVSNKSAAAGPPPAQKGGTAGR; encoded by the coding sequence ATGAGAAGACCGGCCGCCCTGCGTGTTCCCAACAGCCTCCGCGAATGCCGTCGAACGGCGTGCGTGATCGCGTCGGCGGCGCTGCTCGCGCCGCTGCTGCTCGTCCCGGTGCTCGGGGACGACGAGGTGCAGGACCGGCTGCTGCAGGACGCCTTCGCGGACGCGGCGCGCGAGTACCACGTGCCCCGCAGCGTGCTCATGAGTGTGTCCTACACGCAGTCGCGATGGGACGCCCACCCGGGCTCCCCGAGCGTCGCGGGCGGCTACGGGCCGATGCACCTCGTCGACGGCGGAAAGGCCCTGCCCCCGGCGGCGGCCGGCGCGCAGGGCAGGGACGGCGCCGGCACCCGGCCGCCCGTCGGAGCCGCGGGGAACCCCGACGCGGGCCCGGCCGAGTCGCTGCCCGGCCACCGCGTCCAGCCGGCGGACCTGGAACGCGCCGCACGCCTGATCAAGGTCCCGGCGGAGCGCCTGCGGACGGACGCCGCCGCCAACGTGCGCGGCGGGGCGGCACTCCTTGCGGCCACGCAACGCAAGCTCGGCAAGCCCCTCAGCGACAATCCGGCGGACTGGTGGGAGGCGGTCAAGCACTACCCGGGCACCCGTGACATCACCTCGGCGACCGCCTACGCCAACGACGTGTTCGACGTGATCCGCAAGGGCGCGCACCGCACCACCGCCGAGGGACAGGAGGTCAGCCTCGCCGGCAACCCCGGTGTGCGCGTGGCGCGCACACCGGACAAGAAGCGGCCCAAGGAGGTCGAGTGCCCGGCCGACCTCGCCTGCGACTGGCTCAGCGCGCCGTACGTGGAGATCGACGACGACGGCGCGTACGGCAACCACGACCTCGCCGACCGGCCGCGGGACGAGAAGATCGAGTACATCGTCATCCACGACACCGAGTCGTACCTGCCGAACATGTTCAAGACCGTGCAGGACCCGACGGAGGCGTCCTGGCACTACTCGATCAGCTCCAGCGACGGCCACATCACCCAGCACGTCCGCACCAGGGACGAGGCCTGGCACTCCGGCAGCCAGTTCGTGAACGCCCGCTCGATCGGCATCGAGCACGAGGGGTTCCTCACCCACCCCGGCACCTGGTTCACGGAGCAGATGTACCGATCCTCGGCCCGCCTGGTGCGCTACCTCGCGAAGAAGTACGACGTCCCGCTCGACCGGCAGCACATCTTCGGCCATGACAACGTGCCGTCACCGACCGCGGACAGCATCCCCGACATGCACGACGACCCCGGTCCCTTCTGGGACTGGCGGCACTACTTCGACCTGCTCGGCGCGCCGCTGAAGGCCACGGCCGGGGCGGACAGCGACATGGTGATGATCCTGCCGGACTACGCCTCCTACAAGCCGAGGTTCACCGGCTGCGGCAAGGACGGCGAGCCGTGCCCGCCGCACGGGTCGAGCGCCGTACGGCTGCACTCCGAACCGGACGAGAAGGCCCCGCTGATCCAGGATCCGGGCCGCAAGCCGGACGGCGACCCCTCCACGGAGGACGTCAACGACCTCGGATCGCGTGTCTCCGCAGGCCAGACCTATGCCGTCGCCGGGCGCAGCGGCGACTGGACGGCCATCTGGTTCCAGGGGAACAAGGCCTGGTTCAAGAACCCGAAGAAGCACCCGACCGCCGTCGGCGCGGCCGGCCGCATGGTGACGCCGAAGGAGGGACTGGACGAGGTCCCGGTGTTCGGCCGCGCCCTGCCCGAGGAGGACGCCTACCCGGAGGACGTGGAGGAGCCGACCGAGTCGCCGCTCCCCTACCGTTTCCGGGCCGGCCAGCGATACGTGACCCAGGCCCGCGTCGACAGCTCCTACGTCCCGCGGTCGTCCTTCGTCAGCACGCCGAGCCCGGTCGTGAAGGGCCAGGAGGGCTACTACGAGATCCAGTTCGGCCACCGGCTCGGCTACGTCCGGGCGAGCGACGTGGACATCGTGAGCAACAAGTCCGCCGCGGCGGGACCACCCCCGGCGCAGAAGGGCGGCACGGCGGGACGCTAG
- a CDS encoding peptide-N4-asparagine amidase: MRRRIVMSMLAGATLLVSTFFGTGTPVAQAADAPAEFGTDWHDPVTAAPPVDRPHTRSCQVTLADVQFRDFTPYRGTYSPPRGCGGRWSKVVLRLDGKVKGRQFDRLGYLHVGGVEILRTSTPEPSPDGIEWHVEKDVTRYSDTFRDARDVEMLIGNVVDDTYTGVIDVHVTLTFYAGRPADAAPDRVLTLADTPDGTTLTTPRNSERIVAEVYATGSGGGCEEFWYLTVADPASYSCKADHGPYREVQIKVDGQLAGIASPFPNVWTGGWSNPFLWYVLPAPRAFDVRPLEYDLTPYAGLLNDGRPHRVEVSVAGVPAGQSGWSAPVNVLVWQDAHRAHVTGALTGDRATDLVNSSTYTPGSENRVDTRAGHRLTVSGYLDTSHGRVTTTVTRTLANTSVHRWTEGENTDGLDATWTDEETVTVGGHGPTRSTRTHRTYTMDGATTVGTDDRLRTVLALGDRASVVEREGGRRTLRSWLDDTYRGDASYTLNVPRDQRHAVGTSAERYRLHGSEGCYDRSLTTVQGVLTEDRSRC; the protein is encoded by the coding sequence ATGAGAAGACGGATAGTCATGTCCATGCTCGCCGGGGCGACCCTTCTGGTGAGCACGTTCTTCGGCACCGGAACCCCCGTCGCCCAAGCGGCGGACGCGCCCGCCGAGTTCGGCACCGACTGGCACGACCCCGTGACCGCAGCACCGCCCGTCGACCGCCCGCACACCAGGTCGTGCCAGGTCACCCTCGCCGACGTCCAGTTCCGCGACTTCACCCCGTACCGCGGCACGTACTCCCCGCCCCGGGGCTGCGGCGGCCGCTGGAGCAAGGTCGTCCTGCGCCTGGACGGCAAGGTGAAGGGACGTCAGTTCGACCGCCTCGGCTATCTGCACGTCGGCGGCGTGGAGATCCTGCGCACCTCCACGCCCGAGCCCTCGCCCGACGGCATCGAATGGCACGTCGAGAAGGACGTCACCCGCTACAGCGACACCTTCCGCGACGCGCGGGACGTCGAGATGCTCATCGGCAACGTCGTGGACGACACCTACACGGGTGTCATCGACGTGCACGTCACGCTGACCTTCTACGCGGGCCGGCCCGCGGACGCCGCGCCCGACCGGGTGCTCACTCTCGCCGACACGCCCGACGGCACGACGCTCACCACCCCGCGCAACAGCGAGCGGATCGTCGCCGAGGTGTACGCGACCGGGTCGGGAGGCGGCTGCGAGGAGTTCTGGTACCTGACCGTCGCCGACCCGGCGTCCTACTCCTGCAAGGCCGACCACGGCCCCTACCGCGAGGTGCAGATCAAGGTCGACGGGCAACTCGCCGGAATCGCCTCCCCGTTCCCGAACGTGTGGACCGGCGGCTGGTCCAACCCCTTCCTCTGGTACGTGCTTCCGGCGCCCCGGGCCTTCGACGTCCGGCCGCTCGAGTACGACCTGACGCCGTACGCCGGTCTGCTCAACGACGGCCGCCCGCACCGCGTGGAGGTCTCCGTCGCCGGTGTACCCGCCGGGCAGTCCGGCTGGAGCGCACCGGTGAACGTACTCGTCTGGCAGGACGCGCACCGCGCCCACGTCACCGGCGCGCTCACCGGAGACAGGGCGACGGACCTCGTCAACTCCTCCACCTACACGCCCGGTTCCGAGAACCGCGTGGACACGAGGGCCGGGCACCGGCTCACCGTCTCCGGCTACCTCGACACCTCGCACGGCCGCGTCACCACCACCGTCACGCGGACGCTCGCCAACACCTCCGTGCACCGCTGGACGGAAGGGGAGAACACCGACGGACTCGACGCGACCTGGACCGACGAGGAGACCGTCACCGTCGGCGGCCACGGCCCCACGCGGTCCACGCGCACGCACCGGACGTACACGATGGACGGCGCCACGACCGTCGGTACGGACGACCGGCTGCGCACCGTGCTGGCGCTCGGCGACCGCGCGTCGGTCGTGGAGCGCGAGGGCGGCCGGCGGACGCTCCGGTCGTGGCTGGACGACACCTACCGCGGCGACGCCTCCTACACGCTCAACGTCCCGCGCGACCAGCGGCACGCGGTCGGCACGTCGGCCGAGCGCTATCGGCTGCACGGCTCCGAGGGGTGCTACGACCGTTCGCTGACCACCGTCCAGGGGGTGCTGACGGAAGACCGCAGCCGCTGCTGA
- a CDS encoding M1 family metallopeptidase translates to MEISKGPTGSARQKSPQRRPRKVLRGRRTVLAVAFAGAGTLTGAALFAHVLPHGTHGSPAPGATASAGKVPSPGAPGIGDPLMPLAGNGGYTVRRYTLDFDWRAVRTPFPATATISATATQALSRFDLDFAGNTLHRVTVDGAPATAVRHGDELVVTPARPIPHGSAFTVRVAYTADPTQSRHRDDAIQDYGWVPTSDGTVVYAQPDGARMIFPADDHPSLRAPVTFRITTPPDLSAVANGRLVDKVRQADGRIRWTYDSEQPIAAQLVQMAVGRFTFVDGTGPRGLPVRDVVPDSLVGDTEAYRSLTPDHLAWLERQLGPYPFRRYGVLVGDTDQPVALETQSLSVVPREDLLGDRVDAERNLVHELTHHWTGDSVAVRRWSDLWLSEGHARFYERLYSDTHGGPGLEEAMRAAYEQHDQWRHDEGAPAEPTEPALFKVMRYDGSALVLYALREKVGEETFGRIERAWVSRYRGRAAGTRDFVALASEVAGEDLTPFLTPWLYGPHTPPMPGHPDWRVDPVED, encoded by the coding sequence ATGGAGATCAGCAAGGGGCCCACGGGGTCCGCGCGGCAGAAGTCCCCTCAGAGGCGCCCCCGGAAGGTCCTCCGCGGCCGGCGCACGGTCCTCGCCGTCGCCTTCGCGGGCGCCGGCACCCTCACCGGCGCCGCCCTGTTCGCCCACGTCCTCCCGCACGGAACCCACGGCTCGCCCGCTCCCGGTGCGACCGCGTCGGCCGGGAAGGTCCCCTCCCCCGGGGCCCCGGGCATCGGCGACCCGCTGATGCCGCTCGCCGGGAACGGCGGGTACACGGTCCGCCGCTACACGCTCGACTTCGACTGGCGGGCGGTGCGGACGCCGTTCCCCGCAACGGCCACGATCAGCGCCACCGCCACCCAGGCCCTGTCCCGGTTCGACCTCGACTTCGCGGGCAACACGCTGCACCGGGTCACCGTCGACGGCGCTCCCGCCACCGCCGTACGCCACGGCGACGAACTCGTGGTCACTCCCGCCCGGCCCATCCCCCACGGCAGCGCCTTCACCGTCCGCGTCGCCTACACCGCCGACCCGACCCAGAGCCGCCACCGCGACGACGCGATCCAGGACTACGGATGGGTGCCCACGTCCGACGGGACCGTGGTGTACGCGCAGCCCGACGGCGCGAGAATGATCTTCCCGGCCGACGACCATCCGAGCCTGCGGGCGCCCGTCACCTTCCGTATCACCACCCCGCCGGACCTCAGCGCGGTGGCCAACGGCCGGCTCGTCGACAAGGTCCGGCAGGCCGACGGACGCATCCGGTGGACGTACGACTCCGAGCAGCCGATCGCGGCGCAGCTGGTCCAGATGGCGGTGGGCAGATTCACCTTCGTCGACGGCACCGGACCGCGCGGGCTGCCCGTCCGGGACGTGGTCCCGGACAGTCTGGTCGGCGACACCGAGGCGTACCGCTCGCTGACCCCCGACCACCTGGCCTGGCTGGAGCGGCAGCTCGGCCCGTACCCGTTCCGCCGCTACGGCGTGCTGGTCGGGGACACCGACCAGCCGGTGGCGCTGGAGACGCAGTCGCTGTCCGTCGTCCCGAGGGAGGACCTGCTCGGCGACCGCGTCGACGCCGAACGCAACCTCGTGCACGAGCTGACGCACCATTGGACCGGTGACAGCGTCGCCGTCCGCCGCTGGTCCGACCTGTGGCTGAGCGAGGGTCACGCCCGGTTCTACGAGCGGCTGTACTCCGACACCCACGGTGGTCCCGGCCTCGAAGAGGCCATGCGGGCGGCCTACGAGCAGCACGACCAGTGGCGTCACGACGAGGGCGCTCCGGCCGAACCGACGGAGCCGGCCCTGTTCAAGGTCATGCGCTACGACGGCTCGGCGCTGGTGCTGTACGCCCTGCGGGAGAAGGTCGGTGAGGAGACGTTCGGCAGGATCGAGCGGGCGTGGGTGAGCAGGTACCGGGGCCGGGCGGCAGGCACCCGGGACTTCGTCGCACTCGCCTCCGAGGTCGCGGGCGAGGACCTGACGCCCTTTCTGACGCCTTGGCTGTACGGGCCGCACACCCCGCCGATGCCGGGTCATCCCGACTGGCGGGTCGACCCCGTCGAGGACTGA
- a CDS encoding L,D-transpeptidase family protein: MAALGTLLATTTACGGPGSGADGASGAGGRGTQRPTGDATHPSDTTRVPGVGERLHRKIPADSSQVVAVYGRGKDSAESTVVLYTRRGGRWHQEASWTAHNGRKGWTTDHHEGDKRSPVGVFTLSDAGGVLPDPGAKLPYDRDQAAYAAPAYWKKAYHHDFDYVIAIDYNRVRGNPPKDATRPLGAEKGGSIWLHMDHHSGTSACVSVSRAAMEHLLRTLDPARKPVVVMGDRADLSA, encoded by the coding sequence ATGGCGGCCCTGGGGACTCTGTTGGCGACCACCACGGCCTGCGGCGGCCCGGGCTCCGGTGCCGACGGCGCGTCAGGGGCGGGCGGCCGGGGCACGCAGAGGCCGACGGGGGACGCGACGCACCCGAGCGACACGACCCGTGTCCCGGGCGTCGGCGAACGGCTCCACCGGAAGATCCCCGCGGACTCGAGCCAGGTCGTGGCCGTCTACGGCCGGGGCAAGGACTCGGCCGAATCCACGGTGGTGCTGTACACCCGGCGCGGTGGCCGCTGGCACCAGGAGGCGAGCTGGACCGCCCACAACGGGCGCAAGGGCTGGACGACCGACCATCACGAGGGCGACAAGCGCAGCCCGGTCGGTGTGTTCACCCTCTCGGACGCGGGCGGCGTGCTCCCGGACCCGGGCGCGAAGCTGCCGTACGACCGGGACCAGGCCGCCTACGCGGCCCCGGCCTACTGGAAGAAGGCGTACCACCACGACTTCGACTACGTCATCGCCATCGACTACAACCGGGTCCGGGGCAACCCGCCGAAGGACGCCACCCGCCCCCTGGGTGCGGAGAAGGGCGGCAGCATCTGGTTGCACATGGACCACCACAGCGGCACCTCGGCCTGCGTCAGCGTCTCCCGGGCGGCCATGGAGCATCTGCTGCGCACCCTCGACCCGGCCCGCAAGCCCGTCGTGGTGATGGGGGACCGGGCGGACCTGTCCGCCTAG
- a CDS encoding ABC transporter ATP-binding protein: MQIQDLPYPDPGVPDARSGPRFLWWLWRNQTGGQLKALAWGLLHFVSVSALPFCVGLAVQAVVDRSGSRLALTGGLMLLCGTGIAVGDTFLHRAAVTNWITAAARVQQLLARKAAHLGSALTRRVAAGEVVAVSTGDVEKIGWFVEAVSRFTAAALTVVAVCAGLLVYQPALGVVVAVGLPVVALAVLPLLPRATRRADEQREKAGRATELAADTVAGLRVLRGIGGEELFLDRYRRASQEVRHAAVRSARMWSLISAVQVLLPGLLMIMVVWHGVHLAREGRITVGELVTVYSAVMILNYPLRHFEEIAMAYSFSRPSARRAARVLSLERSTATDGTRPDHLPDGDLYDPDTGLLVPAGRLTAVVCGDPDAAGRLAERLGGHPAEAGRPVLLGGVPLDELPLDTARTAVLVQDKDPVLLSGTLRELLDVPASGAVGAADALAAAQCQDVLDALVQGSVDAADPMDARITERGRSLSGGQRQRLALARSLITDPEVLVLDEPTSAVDSHTEARIADGLRRLRSGRTTVVLTSSPLLLDRADRVVLVHDGEVVATGVHRELVDGEPRYRSVVTRETDEEMAAAGADAGPADGDALLGALGELEEIEESA, translated from the coding sequence ATGCAGATCCAAGACCTTCCGTATCCCGATCCGGGCGTCCCCGACGCGCGCTCGGGCCCCCGCTTCCTGTGGTGGCTGTGGCGCAACCAGACGGGCGGCCAGCTGAAGGCACTCGCCTGGGGCCTCCTCCACTTCGTCTCGGTCTCCGCCCTGCCCTTCTGTGTGGGCCTCGCCGTCCAGGCCGTCGTCGACCGCTCCGGCTCCCGGCTGGCCCTGACGGGTGGTCTGATGCTGCTGTGCGGCACGGGCATCGCCGTCGGGGACACCTTCCTGCACCGGGCCGCCGTCACCAACTGGATCACCGCCGCCGCCCGTGTCCAGCAGCTGCTCGCGCGCAAGGCCGCCCACCTGGGATCCGCCCTCACCCGGCGGGTCGCGGCCGGTGAGGTGGTGGCCGTCTCCACCGGTGACGTGGAGAAGATCGGCTGGTTCGTCGAGGCGGTCTCCCGGTTCACCGCCGCCGCGCTCACCGTCGTCGCGGTCTGTGCCGGCCTCCTCGTCTACCAGCCCGCCCTGGGTGTGGTCGTCGCCGTCGGACTGCCCGTCGTCGCGCTCGCGGTGCTGCCGCTGCTGCCCCGGGCGACCCGCCGGGCCGACGAGCAGCGCGAGAAGGCGGGCCGGGCCACGGAACTGGCCGCGGACACCGTAGCGGGGCTGCGCGTGCTGCGCGGTATCGGCGGCGAGGAGCTGTTCCTCGACCGCTACCGCCGGGCCTCCCAGGAGGTACGCCACGCGGCCGTGCGCAGCGCCCGGATGTGGTCGCTGATCTCCGCCGTCCAGGTGCTGCTGCCGGGGCTGCTGATGATCATGGTCGTCTGGCACGGCGTCCACCTGGCCCGCGAGGGCCGGATCACGGTCGGCGAACTCGTCACCGTCTACAGCGCGGTGATGATCCTCAACTATCCGCTGCGGCACTTCGAGGAGATCGCCATGGCGTACTCCTTCTCGCGGCCCTCGGCCAGACGGGCCGCGCGCGTGCTGTCCCTGGAACGTTCCACGGCCACCGACGGCACCCGCCCGGACCATTTGCCGGACGGCGACCTGTACGACCCCGACACCGGTCTGCTCGTCCCCGCCGGCCGGCTCACCGCCGTGGTCTGCGGCGACCCGGACGCGGCCGGCAGGCTCGCGGAGCGGCTGGGCGGCCATCCCGCCGAGGCGGGCCGGCCGGTGCTGCTCGGCGGTGTGCCCCTGGACGAACTCCCCCTGGACACCGCCCGGACCGCCGTCCTCGTCCAGGACAAGGACCCGGTACTGCTCTCCGGTACCTTGCGCGAACTGCTCGACGTGCCCGCCTCCGGAGCCGTCGGTGCGGCGGACGCGCTCGCGGCCGCGCAGTGCCAGGACGTCCTGGACGCGCTGGTGCAGGGGTCGGTGGACGCGGCCGACCCGATGGACGCCCGCATCACGGAGCGCGGCCGCTCCCTCTCCGGGGGCCAGCGCCAGCGACTCGCGCTGGCGAGGTCCCTGATCACCGACCCCGAGGTGCTGGTGCTGGACGAACCGACGTCCGCGGTCGATTCGCACACCGAGGCACGGATCGCCGACGGGCTGCGCCGGCTGCGGTCGGGGCGGACCACCGTGGTCCTCACCTCCTCGCCGCTCCTGCTCGACCGTGCGGACCGGGTCGTCCTGGTCCACGACGGCGAGGTCGTGGCGACCGGTGTGCACCGCGAACTGGTCGACGGTGAGCCGCGGTACCGGTCCGTGGTCACGCGGGAGACCGACGAGGAGATGGCCGCGGCCGGCGCGGACGCCGGCCCGGCCGACGGGGACGCCCTGCTGGGCGCGCTCGGCGAACTGGAAGAGATCGAGGAGAGCGCATGA